The sequence AATCAAGATGACATCGATCGTGAGCGCAAATCCCGGACTCGAATGCAGGTCGTCATCATCATCATGACCTTCCTGACCCTGTTGGCCGTCATGGCCATTCTGAAAGTCAGTTTTCTGGACGTCATGGCCGGTCTCTCGAGTCAGGCCAGCGACGGCGGTGGGGCCGCCGGGGGCGTCTCGTTCGGTGGTTCCATCGACATCCAGTTGCTGACGTTGCTGTTCTTCCACGCGGTTACGCTCCAGGGAATACTGGCTGGGTTCATCGCTGGATACATCCGAGACGCACGGATCCTCTCGGGCGTGAAGTTCGCGATTGTCCTCCCGACCATCTCGCTGGTGGTGTTCGCGTTCATCTAACTATGCGTGCACAGACGACGCTGGACTTCCTGGTCGGTGTGTCCATCTTTCTCCTGACGGTCGCCATGGTTATGGCGATGATACCCGGGATTCTGGATCCGTTCGCACTCGAGGAGAGTTCGTCTCCCGTTCAAACGAACCGAGCGGCCACCGCCCTCGCGACGGACGAACTGGCCGATGACGGCGATCCCTACGTTCTCTCGACAACGAAGGTCGACGCGTTCTTCGTTGGAACTGACGTCACTGATCAGCTCGGACTCGACGAAGATCGTGCCACGAACGTCACTCTCGAAAACGAATCTGGCATCGTCAAGGCAATTGGCCCGCCCGTCCCCCAGGATCGTTCCACGACGACTGCCTGGCGAACCGTTAGCTACGAGGGCGCTCAGGCGACGGTGCGGGTGAGAACATGGTGAGAGACGATCGAGCGCAGGGTCATACCCTGGAGGGGATCGTCGCCGCGTTGCTCATCGTCACCAGCGTCG is a genomic window of Halanaeroarchaeum sulfurireducens containing:
- a CDS encoding DUF7287 family protein, which codes for MRAQTTLDFLVGVSIFLLTVAMVMAMIPGILDPFALEESSSPVQTNRAATALATDELADDGDPYVLSTTKVDAFFVGTDVTDQLGLDEDRATNVTLENESGIVKAIGPPVPQDRSTTTAWRTVSYEGAQATVRVRTW